From one Synechocystis sp. PCC 6803 substr. PCC-P genomic stretch:
- a CDS encoding HNH endonuclease signature motif containing protein, with the protein MNEDLDNDFQKLYEKYKLARRKFCHDLEKLQRREENIRGYYTPRNVFNRWRDSIEGKKWKQNQYEKQQGKCACFGCAFVAQSPEYLEIDHIKPIATHPELSVNIKNLRLLCPPCNKRKGGR; encoded by the coding sequence ATGAATGAAGATTTAGATAATGACTTCCAAAAATTGTATGAAAAATACAAGCTAGCTCGCCGAAAATTTTGCCATGATCTAGAAAAGCTTCAGCGAAGGGAGGAAAATATAAGGGGTTATTATACTCCTCGAAATGTATTTAATCGTTGGCGAGACTCAATAGAAGGAAAAAAATGGAAACAAAATCAATATGAAAAACAGCAAGGAAAATGTGCTTGCTTTGGTTGTGCTTTTGTCGCTCAAAGCCCGGAATATCTTGAAATAGATCACATAAAACCTATTGCAACTCATCCCGAATTATCTGTTAATATAAAAAACTTAAGATTGCTTTGCCCTCCCTGCAATAAAAGAAAAGGGGGGAGATAA
- a CDS encoding DUF433 domain-containing protein, which yields MTIEEVLDDFPDLTPEDIQACFAFAADRDRRLMVVPDEIAV from the coding sequence ATGACTATTGAAGAGGTTTTGGATGATTTCCCTGATCTCACTCCAGAAGATATCCAGGCTTGTTTTGCCTTTGCTGCTGATCGTGATCGTCGCCTCATGGTTGTTCCTGATGAAATTGCTGTTTGA
- a CDS encoding DUF2358 domain-containing protein: MLPPTMESPKMTSNDRILTILQQDYANFPWHQTFSIYDPNVYFQDPLSQFRGLARYEKMIQFLGRWFQAIDLQLHEITQVNQEITTRWTLNWTSPLPWKPRIAISGCSELTLNEAGLIISHIDYWDCSPWDVVKQHFSR; this comes from the coding sequence ATGTTACCGCCGACAATGGAAAGCCCCAAAATGACCTCCAATGATCGCATTCTGACCATTCTGCAACAGGACTACGCCAATTTTCCCTGGCACCAAACCTTCAGCATCTATGACCCAAACGTTTATTTTCAAGATCCTTTAAGCCAATTTCGGGGTTTGGCTCGATACGAAAAGATGATCCAATTCTTGGGTCGTTGGTTTCAGGCGATCGACCTACAGCTCCACGAGATTACCCAGGTGAACCAGGAAATTACCACCCGTTGGACCTTGAACTGGACTTCTCCCCTGCCCTGGAAACCGAGAATTGCCATCAGCGGCTGCAGTGAATTAACCCTAAATGAAGCTGGGTTAATCATTTCCCACATCGATTATTGGGATTGTTCCCCCTGGGATGTGGTGAAACAGCATTTTTCACGATAG
- the pgk gene encoding phosphoglycerate kinase, whose protein sequence is MSKQSIANLTEADLAGKRVFVRVDFNVPLDNGSITDDTRIRAALPTIKDLLSKGAKVILGSHFGRPKGKVVDSMRLTPVGDRLGELLGQPVVKCDDCIGAEVTAKIASLPNGGVALLENLRFHAGEEGNDAEFAKALAANADLYVNDAFGTAHRAHASTEGVTHFLSPNVAGYLIEKELQFLQGAIEAPKRPLVAIVGGSKVSSKIGVIETLLDKCDKLIIGGGMIFTFYKAQGLNTGKSLVEEDKLDLAKSLMAKAKEKGVEFLLPTDVVVADNFAPDANAQTVGVDAIPDGWMGLDIGPDSVKTFQDALAGCGTVIWNGPMGVFEFDKFAVGTEAIACSLAELTASGTVTIIGGGDSVAAVEKVGVAEKMSHISTGGGASLELLEGKVLPGIAALDDR, encoded by the coding sequence TTGTCTAAGCAATCGATCGCCAATTTGACGGAGGCAGACCTCGCAGGGAAACGGGTTTTTGTCCGGGTAGATTTTAATGTGCCCCTAGATAACGGCAGCATCACCGACGACACCAGGATTCGGGCAGCCTTACCCACCATCAAAGACCTGTTGAGCAAAGGCGCCAAAGTTATTTTGGGCAGTCATTTTGGCCGTCCCAAGGGCAAAGTAGTGGACAGCATGCGCCTCACCCCCGTTGGCGATCGCCTAGGGGAATTATTGGGCCAGCCGGTGGTCAAATGCGACGATTGCATTGGTGCTGAAGTTACAGCCAAAATTGCTAGCCTACCCAATGGTGGTGTGGCCCTGTTGGAAAATCTCCGCTTCCATGCCGGGGAAGAAGGTAACGATGCTGAATTTGCCAAAGCTTTAGCGGCCAACGCCGACCTCTACGTTAACGATGCCTTTGGTACTGCCCACCGGGCCCACGCTTCCACCGAAGGGGTCACCCATTTCCTCAGCCCCAACGTTGCTGGTTACCTAATCGAAAAGGAATTACAGTTCCTCCAAGGAGCCATCGAAGCCCCCAAACGTCCCCTAGTGGCGATCGTGGGAGGTTCCAAAGTGTCCAGTAAAATCGGTGTGATCGAAACCCTATTGGACAAGTGCGATAAGTTGATCATCGGCGGCGGCATGATTTTCACCTTCTACAAAGCCCAAGGTTTAAACACCGGCAAATCCCTGGTGGAAGAAGACAAATTGGACTTGGCCAAATCCCTCATGGCTAAAGCCAAAGAAAAAGGCGTGGAATTTCTCCTGCCCACGGACGTAGTAGTGGCCGACAACTTTGCCCCCGATGCCAATGCCCAAACCGTTGGTGTCGATGCAATTCCCGATGGTTGGATGGGTCTAGACATTGGTCCCGACTCCGTCAAAACCTTCCAGGATGCCCTCGCTGGTTGTGGCACTGTCATCTGGAACGGCCCCATGGGGGTATTTGAATTTGACAAATTTGCCGTTGGTACCGAGGCGATCGCCTGCAGCTTGGCTGAATTGACCGCCAGTGGCACTGTCACCATCATCGGTGGTGGAGATTCTGTCGCCGCAGTGGAAAAAGTGGGAGTGGCCGAAAAAATGAGCCATATTTCCACCGGTGGGGGCGCTAGCCTGGAATTGCTAGAAGGTAAAGTTCTGCCCGGCATTGCCGCTTTAGATGACCGATAA
- a CDS encoding LysR family transcriptional regulator, which yields MRLEQLQAFLKVAELGSFQQAALQSEVTQSTISRQIQGLESALKCQLFHRGAQAKLTVAGELFLRRARKICQEWDVASEEISSLFQGKQTELCVAAIHSVCVSSLPSLLPKFCLGHPQIQLRVTALGSDRALKVLQDGLVDVAIIMSHRNLTNTKELAIKPLYEEQICILMASDHPLTTKKFITWENLGPYPQVIFKDGYRMRRLVEDEFSRREIPLNVSLELNIPEAFYGVVQGSEMIALMPQSLVTPVIDNPNFSVRYLFCPESGDRQDFRRQVSVVTTVDRLQIPPVAEFFNLVVDHYRCGALTVK from the coding sequence ATGCGACTAGAACAGTTACAGGCTTTTTTAAAAGTTGCAGAGCTAGGCAGTTTTCAACAGGCGGCATTACAATCGGAAGTCACCCAATCCACCATTAGTAGGCAAATTCAAGGTTTGGAATCTGCCCTCAAGTGCCAATTATTTCATCGGGGAGCCCAGGCTAAATTAACGGTGGCAGGGGAATTATTTCTGCGGCGGGCAAGGAAAATTTGTCAAGAATGGGATGTGGCTAGCGAAGAAATTAGTAGTCTTTTTCAAGGCAAACAAACGGAATTATGTGTGGCAGCAATTCACTCAGTTTGTGTCTCTTCCTTGCCTAGTTTATTGCCCAAATTTTGCCTGGGCCATCCCCAAATTCAACTACGGGTGACGGCCCTGGGGAGTGACCGGGCTTTGAAGGTTTTACAGGATGGTTTGGTGGATGTGGCCATTATTATGAGCCATCGCAATTTAACTAATACCAAAGAGTTGGCTATTAAACCCCTCTATGAGGAGCAAATTTGTATTTTGATGGCGAGCGATCATCCTCTGACAACAAAAAAATTTATCACCTGGGAAAATTTAGGCCCCTATCCCCAGGTTATTTTTAAAGATGGTTACCGGATGCGACGACTGGTAGAAGATGAATTTAGTCGCCGGGAAATCCCCCTCAACGTTAGTTTAGAACTAAATATTCCTGAAGCCTTTTATGGGGTGGTACAGGGGAGCGAAATGATTGCCTTGATGCCCCAATCCTTGGTCACACCGGTGATTGATAATCCCAACTTTTCCGTGCGCTATTTATTTTGCCCAGAGTCCGGCGATCGCCAGGATTTTCGACGGCAAGTATCGGTGGTGACCACGGTGGATCGTTTGCAAATACCCCCCGTGGCCGAATTTTTCAATTTAGTAGTGGACCATTACCGCTGTGGAGCCTTGACAGTAAAATGA
- the alaS gene encoding alanine--tRNA ligase: MTTTPPVLSGPEIRQQFLNFFADRQHQILPSASLVPEDPTVLLTIAGMLPFKPIFLGQKSAEFPRATTSQKCIRTNDIENVGRTARHHTFFEMLGNFSFGDYFKSQAIAWAWELSTQVFKLPAERLVVSVFEEDDEAFAIWRDEIGIPAHRIQRMGADDNFWVSGPTGPCGPCSEIYYDFHPELGDEKLDLEDDSRFIEFYNLVFMQYNRDNAGNLTPLEKKNIDTGMGLERMAQILQKVPNNYETDLIFPIIQTAANIAGIDYAQANEKTKVSLKVIGDHVRSVVHMIADGISASNLGRGYVLRRLIRRVVRHGRLLGINGEFTTKVAATAVQLAQPVYPNVLERQSLIEQELQREEAAFLKTLERGEKLLADLMADGVTEIAGADAFTLYDTFGFPLELTQEIAEEQGITVDVEGFEKAMQEQQERSKAAHETIDLTVQESLDKLANHIHPTEFLGYTDLQSSAIVKAVLVGGELVDQAVAGQTVQIVLDQTPFYGESGGQIGDKGFLNGDNLLIRIEDVKRESGIFIHFGRVERGTVQIGTTITATIDRACRRRAQANHTATHLLQSALKRVVDEGISQAGSLVDFNRLRFDFNSPRAVTMEELQQIEDLINQWIAEAHQTEVAVMPIADAKAKGAIAMFGEKYGAEVRVIDVPGVSLELCGGTHVANTAEIGLFKIVAETGIAAGVRRIEAVAGPSVLDYLNVREAVVKELGDRLKAKPEEIPDRVHQLQQELKASQKQLEALKQELALQKSEQLLTQAQTVGEFKILVADLGTVDGESLKTAAERLQQKLGESAVVLASIPEEGKVSLVAAFSPQLVKTKQLKAGQFIGAIAKICGGGGGGRPNLAQAGGRDASKLPEALATAKQTLLAELG; the protein is encoded by the coding sequence ATGACCACTACCCCGCCCGTCCTCAGCGGTCCCGAAATTCGTCAACAGTTTTTAAACTTCTTTGCCGATCGCCAGCATCAAATTTTGCCCAGTGCGTCCCTGGTGCCGGAGGACCCCACCGTACTGTTGACCATTGCGGGGATGTTGCCGTTCAAGCCAATTTTTTTAGGACAAAAGTCGGCGGAATTTCCCCGGGCCACCACTTCCCAAAAATGCATCCGCACCAACGACATTGAAAACGTCGGCCGCACCGCCCGCCACCATACTTTCTTTGAAATGTTGGGCAACTTTAGCTTTGGGGATTACTTCAAATCCCAGGCGATCGCCTGGGCCTGGGAATTATCGACCCAAGTATTTAAACTGCCAGCGGAACGGTTAGTGGTCAGTGTGTTTGAAGAAGATGACGAAGCTTTTGCCATTTGGCGCGATGAAATTGGTATTCCTGCCCACCGCATTCAACGCATGGGAGCGGACGATAACTTTTGGGTTTCTGGCCCCACTGGTCCCTGTGGCCCTTGCTCGGAAATTTACTACGATTTCCACCCGGAATTAGGGGATGAAAAATTAGATTTGGAAGATGATAGCCGCTTTATCGAGTTTTATAACTTGGTATTCATGCAGTACAACCGGGATAATGCGGGTAATTTAACGCCCCTGGAGAAGAAAAATATTGACACTGGCATGGGCTTAGAAAGGATGGCCCAAATTTTACAAAAAGTGCCTAATAACTACGAAACAGATTTAATTTTTCCCATTATTCAAACAGCGGCGAATATAGCAGGTATTGATTACGCCCAAGCCAATGAAAAAACCAAAGTTTCCCTGAAGGTAATTGGGGATCATGTCCGCTCCGTTGTCCACATGATTGCTGACGGTATTAGTGCTTCCAATTTAGGACGGGGCTATGTGTTACGGCGGTTGATCCGTCGAGTGGTGCGCCATGGTCGTTTACTGGGCATTAACGGTGAATTTACCACTAAGGTAGCAGCCACTGCTGTTCAACTCGCCCAGCCAGTTTATCCCAATGTTTTAGAACGGCAAAGCTTGATTGAGCAGGAGTTACAGCGGGAAGAAGCGGCTTTTTTAAAAACCCTAGAACGGGGAGAAAAGTTACTGGCGGATTTAATGGCCGACGGAGTGACGGAAATTGCCGGCGCAGATGCGTTTACTTTATATGACACCTTTGGTTTTCCGTTGGAATTGACCCAAGAAATTGCCGAGGAACAGGGCATTACTGTGGACGTAGAAGGGTTTGAAAAAGCCATGCAGGAACAACAAGAACGTTCCAAAGCAGCCCACGAAACTATTGATTTAACCGTGCAGGAAAGTCTGGATAAATTGGCTAACCATATCCATCCGACGGAATTTTTGGGCTACACCGATTTACAAAGTTCTGCAATAGTCAAAGCGGTATTAGTTGGGGGGGAATTGGTAGATCAAGCGGTCGCAGGGCAAACGGTGCAAATCGTACTAGATCAAACTCCCTTTTACGGCGAATCCGGCGGTCAAATTGGGGATAAAGGTTTTCTCAACGGCGACAATTTGCTCATTCGCATTGAAGATGTGAAGCGGGAGTCGGGCATTTTTATCCACTTTGGTCGGGTAGAACGGGGTACAGTGCAAATTGGCACCACTATTACCGCTACTATTGACCGGGCTTGCCGCCGTCGGGCCCAGGCCAACCATACCGCCACCCATTTACTGCAATCGGCTTTAAAAAGAGTGGTGGACGAAGGCATTTCCCAAGCTGGTTCCCTGGTGGATTTCAACCGTTTACGGTTCGACTTCAACTCTCCCCGGGCGGTGACCATGGAGGAGCTACAACAAATTGAGGACTTGATCAATCAATGGATTGCCGAAGCCCATCAAACTGAGGTGGCAGTAATGCCGATCGCCGATGCGAAGGCCAAAGGGGCGATCGCCATGTTTGGGGAGAAATATGGGGCTGAAGTGCGGGTCATTGACGTTCCGGGAGTTTCTTTGGAACTGTGTGGCGGCACCCATGTGGCCAATACGGCGGAAATCGGTTTATTCAAAATCGTCGCAGAAACGGGCATTGCCGCCGGGGTAAGGCGCATTGAAGCCGTGGCAGGGCCGTCGGTGTTGGATTACCTCAATGTGCGGGAAGCGGTGGTCAAAGAGCTCGGCGATCGCCTAAAAGCTAAACCGGAGGAAATCCCAGACCGGGTCCACCAACTACAACAGGAATTAAAAGCCAGCCAAAAGCAGTTGGAAGCCCTCAAGCAAGAGTTAGCTCTACAAAAATCGGAACAGTTATTAACCCAAGCTCAAACTGTGGGTGAGTTTAAAATTCTGGTGGCGGATCTGGGTACTGTGGACGGGGAATCTCTCAAAACTGCGGCGGAACGGTTACAACAAAAATTGGGAGAAAGTGCAGTGGTGCTTGCTTCCATTCCAGAAGAGGGCAAAGTCAGTCTAGTGGCGGCCTTTAGTCCCCAATTGGTTAAAACCAAACAGCTTAAAGCTGGTCAATTCATTGGTGCCATTGCCAAAATTTGTGGCGGTGGCGGTGGCGGTCGTCCTAATCTGGCCCAGGCCGGTGGACGGGATGCCAGTAAGTTACCAGAAGCCCTGGCCACGGCGAAACAAACCTTGTTGGCTGAACTAGGTTAG
- a CDS encoding CPBP family intramembrane glutamic endopeptidase has translation MENLMEFWQPWPGLLKIIVFLFSWLVLWYPVALVVGRKLAWQPWQAVTPEQKLPLVLSLYLVSPLPIWAVTWLDQQSLGDYGLSVISDQLLSLAIAVGVAVFGLGLTLAIQGQIGLLQWHREKWWDLVKLSPLFLILALAIALVEELIFRGIFQNQLQQDLPVWGAATIVSTIFAILHLLWERRLTAYQLPGLWLLGMVLLWARLVDGGNLALAWGLHGGWVFALAACDATGLITYPNTDGNIWVGKANQPLAGLAGIICLLLTALAIALFPHLSPL, from the coding sequence ATGGAAAATTTGATGGAGTTTTGGCAACCATGGCCGGGATTGTTAAAAATTATTGTTTTTCTTTTTAGTTGGCTAGTGCTGTGGTATCCCGTTGCCCTGGTGGTGGGTCGTAAACTAGCTTGGCAACCCTGGCAGGCTGTTACCCCGGAGCAAAAATTACCCTTGGTGTTATCGCTTTACTTGGTTTCCCCCCTACCCATCTGGGCGGTGACTTGGTTAGACCAACAATCCTTGGGGGATTACGGTTTAAGCGTCATCTCCGACCAATTACTTTCCCTGGCGATCGCCGTGGGGGTGGCGGTATTCGGTTTAGGCTTAACTTTGGCAATACAGGGCCAAATTGGTCTACTGCAATGGCATCGGGAAAAATGGTGGGATTTAGTCAAACTTTCCCCGCTTTTTCTCATACTGGCCCTGGCGATCGCCTTGGTGGAAGAGTTAATTTTTCGGGGTATTTTCCAAAATCAACTGCAACAGGATTTACCAGTCTGGGGGGCAGCCACCATCGTCAGCACCATTTTTGCCATCCTTCATCTGCTATGGGAACGGCGTTTAACAGCTTACCAACTGCCAGGATTGTGGTTATTGGGCATGGTATTGCTGTGGGCCCGTCTGGTGGATGGCGGTAATCTCGCCCTAGCTTGGGGACTCCACGGGGGGTGGGTTTTTGCCCTGGCGGCCTGTGATGCCACTGGTTTAATTACCTATCCCAACACCGATGGCAATATTTGGGTGGGCAAGGCCAATCAACCTTTAGCCGGTTTAGCTGGCATTATTTGTTTGCTCCTCACTGCTTTGGCGATCGCCTTATTTCCCCATCTATCTCCCCTCTAG
- a CDS encoding AbrB family transcriptional regulator, producing MLYFILCRLLKKTSPRNQASFNGKNNPMPNASTALTGKALLNKVKELSHLPRRETAKACGYYSTSKEGQVRVNLTDFYDAVLAAKGVPLDPSGTKDGRGREPTFRVSVHKNGQIVIGSTYTQEMGLKSGDEFEIKLGYKHIHLKQITDSDDEEEV from the coding sequence ATGTTATATTTTATCTTATGTAGACTTTTGAAAAAAACAAGTCCCCGCAATCAAGCATCATTCAACGGAAAAAATAATCCTATGCCAAACGCCTCCACCGCACTAACCGGCAAAGCATTACTCAATAAAGTTAAAGAACTATCCCATCTGCCCCGTCGAGAAACGGCAAAAGCCTGTGGTTACTACTCTACTTCTAAGGAAGGACAAGTACGCGTAAATTTGACCGACTTCTATGACGCAGTGCTAGCGGCCAAAGGGGTTCCCCTCGATCCCTCTGGTACCAAAGATGGTCGGGGTCGTGAACCGACATTTCGTGTTAGTGTCCACAAAAATGGACAGATTGTTATCGGATCCACCTACACCCAAGAAATGGGTCTTAAGTCCGGTGATGAGTTCGAGATCAAGCTCGGTTACAAGCATATTCATCTGAAGCAAATTACCGATAGCGATGACGAAGAGGAAGTATAA
- a CDS encoding DUF3038 domain-containing protein produces MVLTQFASSPAPPQSFAVAPNRQQLRQMNCYLDQLLLALVALTDVDEDTWTAILEKISSSTTTGQSLTRKYPIPAVAPGQLDVEGIRLLAMAIAYLGAHYQELLRRSVSLVEQTKEQGKNPLQTVLLSEYARKFTSAWQAYGEKQGGEAHIPLAPITSDRLLSLLTELFFFSSQDGPRRLWGVLATMVSPA; encoded by the coding sequence ATGGTTCTCACCCAGTTCGCCTCCAGCCCAGCTCCTCCCCAGTCCTTTGCTGTTGCCCCCAACCGTCAACAATTGCGACAAATGAATTGCTACCTGGACCAGCTTTTGTTGGCCTTGGTTGCCCTGACTGATGTGGACGAGGATACTTGGACGGCAATCCTAGAAAAAATTTCGTCATCTACGACAACAGGCCAATCTTTGACTAGGAAATACCCCATTCCTGCTGTTGCCCCCGGCCAGCTAGATGTGGAGGGAATTCGACTTTTGGCCATGGCGATCGCCTATTTAGGGGCCCATTACCAAGAACTACTGCGGCGATCGGTCAGTTTAGTTGAACAGACCAAGGAACAGGGTAAAAATCCTTTACAAACCGTACTTTTAAGCGAGTACGCCCGAAAATTTACCTCAGCTTGGCAAGCCTATGGAGAGAAACAAGGGGGAGAAGCCCATATTCCCTTAGCCCCCATTACCTCTGATCGCCTGCTTTCTTTGCTGACAGAATTATTTTTCTTTAGCAGTCAAGACGGCCCCCGCCGACTCTGGGGAGTATTGGCCACCATGGTGTCCCCCGCTTAG